A genomic region of Nitrospira lenta contains the following coding sequences:
- a CDS encoding HEAT repeat domain-containing protein, translated as MTDTTLSQPIVDVGWLMTFTIHGLILVLLGWMLIIRRLRASTDRRRQQMVAVWRPILAQSLIEAPDALPPIHPRDRVLFLYLWNHLQESIKGESSDELCAVIRRTGMDHVVRQYLAKGTLRQQLLAIVTLGHLKDLTIWPRLVDLAHDANAFRSLEAARALVRIDAPRAIPVLVPLISQRADWSPLKILAILKGAGDEQVAQALGEAAVIAEPRIAARLIRFLPSIKSHRALPLIRPLLTRQPLHEDVLASCLVLFGQCSDPRDLPIVRQYSAHSTWFIRVQAATALGKMGVEEDAAILIGLLNDEHWWVRYRAAEALSVMPTMTDDKLALLVQTLPPGEERRILTPFVAKRFEAPLAHTPGLSAA; from the coding sequence GTGACCGACACGACTCTCTCTCAGCCGATTGTCGACGTGGGATGGCTGATGACCTTCACCATCCATGGCTTGATTCTCGTTCTCCTCGGATGGATGCTCATCATCCGTCGCCTCCGCGCCTCGACCGACCGGCGGCGCCAACAGATGGTGGCCGTCTGGCGTCCGATCCTGGCCCAGAGCTTAATCGAAGCGCCTGACGCCCTCCCACCAATCCATCCCCGTGACCGGGTGTTGTTTCTCTACTTATGGAACCATCTGCAGGAATCCATCAAAGGAGAGTCGTCGGACGAGCTGTGCGCGGTGATACGGCGGACCGGCATGGATCATGTCGTGCGCCAGTACTTGGCCAAAGGAACGTTGCGACAGCAACTCCTGGCAATCGTCACGCTCGGCCACTTGAAAGACCTAACGATCTGGCCGCGCCTGGTCGACCTGGCCCATGATGCCAATGCGTTTCGCTCCCTTGAGGCCGCCCGCGCCTTGGTTCGCATCGATGCCCCGAGGGCCATTCCTGTGCTCGTCCCATTGATCTCTCAACGCGCCGATTGGTCCCCGCTTAAAATCCTCGCGATCTTGAAGGGCGCAGGGGATGAGCAGGTAGCCCAAGCACTGGGCGAAGCCGCCGTGATCGCAGAACCGCGTATTGCCGCCCGGCTCATCCGCTTTCTCCCCTCGATCAAGAGTCATCGCGCCTTGCCGCTGATCCGGCCTCTGCTGACACGGCAACCGCTGCACGAAGATGTGCTGGCCAGTTGCCTGGTACTCTTTGGGCAATGCAGCGACCCGCGCGATCTTCCGATCGTTCGCCAGTACTCGGCCCACTCAACCTGGTTCATCCGCGTCCAAGCCGCCACCGCACTCGGAAAAATGGGAGTGGAAGAAGATGCCGCGATCTTGATTGGATTGCTCAACGACGAACACTGGTGGGTGCGCTACCGGGCCGCGGAAGCCTTGTCCGTCATGCCCACAATGACCGATGATAAGTTAGCCCTGCTCGTACAAACCCTGCCTCCGGGCGAAGAGCGCCGCATCCTGACGCCCTTTGTTGCCAAACGGTTCGAGGCGCCCCTGGCTCACACGCCCGGCCTGTCGGCCGCCTGA
- a CDS encoding response regulator transcription factor, with protein sequence MTDATPAGKPTLLMAEDEEDTASLIRFLLERAGYHVVHASDGHQAQHLIDTLAPPSLVLLDIMLPHVSGLQLLPYIRNKTEWQRVPIIMLTADSSEHDIQQALATGANDYMVKPFNPRELTARLSRFLKVAA encoded by the coding sequence ATGACGGACGCAACCCCTGCGGGGAAACCCACATTACTGATGGCGGAAGACGAGGAAGATACCGCCAGCTTGATCAGATTTCTCCTGGAGCGCGCCGGATACCACGTCGTCCATGCGTCCGATGGCCACCAGGCGCAGCACTTGATTGATACGCTGGCGCCGCCGAGCCTGGTCTTGCTCGACATCATGTTGCCGCACGTGAGCGGCCTGCAACTGCTCCCGTATATTCGGAACAAGACCGAATGGCAGCGGGTTCCGATCATTATGCTCACCGCAGATTCCAGCGAGCATGACATTCAACAGGCGCTGGCCACAGGCGCGAACGATTACATGGTGAAACCCTTCAACCCGCGCGAACTGACCGCACGACTGAGCCGCTTCCTCAAAGTCGCGGCCTAG
- a CDS encoding Hpt domain-containing protein yields the protein MNQTFPDQPIAHPDLPIVHVEQDFEPLLPKFMTNRKREVVTMSEALARQDFDTVRKVAHGMKGAGGSFGFDLVTARAATIEQAAKTGSAASIATELALLATYLEQVQVVFD from the coding sequence ATGAACCAGACCTTTCCCGACCAGCCCATTGCGCACCCCGATCTGCCGATCGTCCATGTGGAGCAGGATTTCGAACCCCTGCTGCCAAAGTTCATGACGAACCGCAAGCGTGAGGTGGTCACGATGAGCGAGGCCCTGGCCCGGCAAGATTTTGACACGGTGCGAAAAGTCGCCCATGGCATGAAGGGCGCGGGCGGCAGTTTTGGATTCGACCTTGTCACCGCCAGGGCCGCGACGATCGAACAAGCCGCGAAGACAGGGTCGGCGGCTTCAATTGCAACTGAGCTGGCGCTGCTCGCAACTTATCTGGAACAGGTCCAGGTGGTATTCGACTAG
- a CDS encoding response regulator yields MSHTILCVEDEQDTGDLLQALLDREGYHVVRAADGRQAICLIETMLPPALILLDIVVPYVNGFELLAGLRANPDWKHIPIIMLSADSYEPDIQRALTGGATGYVVKRQGFQELLQTLNRILVPPSAAKQTPAVPAGASPGPLRMKRARQRPSMRPPGVRAQNRKKAA; encoded by the coding sequence ATGTCTCACACGATTTTATGCGTTGAAGACGAACAAGACACCGGCGATCTTCTGCAAGCGCTCCTCGATCGCGAAGGCTATCACGTCGTGCGGGCCGCCGACGGCCGCCAGGCCATCTGCCTCATAGAGACGATGCTCCCTCCCGCATTGATTTTGCTGGATATTGTCGTGCCCTACGTCAATGGGTTTGAGCTGCTGGCAGGATTGCGCGCCAATCCCGACTGGAAACATATCCCGATCATCATGCTCAGCGCCGATTCCTACGAACCGGACATTCAACGCGCACTCACTGGTGGCGCCACGGGCTATGTCGTCAAACGACAAGGATTTCAGGAGCTCCTCCAGACACTGAACCGCATCCTCGTTCCCCCTTCGGCCGCCAAGCAGACCCCAGCCGTCCCTGCTGGAGCCAGCCCCGGACCCCTCCGGATGAAGCGGGCGCGTCAACGCCCGTCGATGCGACCGCCTGGAGTACGAGCCCAGAACCGAAAGAAAGCGGCCTGA
- a CDS encoding PAS domain S-box protein produces MKPILQPHDEYRRQDALLRYGILDSETEQAFDDLCQLATQICGAPMAYIGFMDHTRLWFKSSIGIPQTELPRDRSLCAHAIMQSHPIVLPNALADLRFANHPMVTGEPFIRFYVGIPLLTADGHAIGTLCVLDRHPRHVSPKQEQALTALARQVMSQVELRHRTRQLLHSAQAQRQTEAMHERMLLALGHSTEGVALLTKEGRYTFVNDAFAAMHGFRPIDLIGQSWTALYPPEWVAKLDDLFFPLLRQHGTWQGDLVGRTKSGESIWVEASLRTLPERHHEEQWLIWTCSNITRQKQVLKEIADTRARLQTVLDSATEIGIIATDPQGTITLFNFGAERLLGYRADEVIGQRTLEFFHLPSEIAERGQQLSARFGRPLAGADVLVEAARMGGYEEREWTYLRKDGDDITVNLVVTPVRGPDGTLTGFLGIAKDVTALKQATLQTEAQQELLSAISDVQKAFISDIRTDEMFARLLTRLQTLTRSPYGIVGETELANDAPPSLRIHAHTIAAAADSDTSPHRPDKGIQQYLKRILATGEPVLVNDSPHSSFRTFLGLPLLEGDKVVGIVAVAGRPDGYPASFIDYLNPFLQTCGQILQSHRNTMQRQTAEHALTRHTAWIRAILDHAADGIITIDERGVVTSFNPAAGRIFGYTADEIIHTNISRLMPEPYQSAHDGYLQHYRQTGHANVIGKEVEVAGVKKDGTVFPIDLTVSEVRLADSRFFTGFVRDITARKKSEEALRLAADHLESKNHELEQARDQALAATHAKSAFLATMSHEIRTPMNAIMGMSELLLETQLTEEQTEYVHRFNRAIHALLNLINDILDISKIESGHLKLEDIPFDLRELAETTGELMAERAHTKGLELIIRIDSDVPRLVNGDPTRLRQILINLLGNAIKFTHHGDVTLHVQRHGPDSKDQLHLSVTDSGIGIPKDKLDTIFENFIQVDSSTTRKYGGSGLGLSICRRLAELMGGRIWAESTLGAGSTMHVILCLPQVVPDTAVADEPAALLTGTRILVIDDHEAQRLVCRDILSGSGARIVEASDGPAALAALQAAYSNGAPMHLVILDCYRPTMDSVSIAEAIQAAPHFADTPIVILTSDSRNGNAARAKALGSMRHINKPIRQAALLNLVETALSNGRLLPNQPVIPIPATTALESCRQTEPLAPKRILLVEDLEDNRELLALFLKGTAYELVYAENGAVAVDYFQSRPFDLVLMDMQMPVMDGYAATAAIREWECRQQRPPTPILALSANALVEEVANSLAAGCTAHLTKPIRKKTLLDAIRTYTQTPLKQEAA; encoded by the coding sequence ATGAAGCCTATCCTGCAACCGCACGATGAATACCGACGCCAGGACGCCCTGCTGCGCTATGGCATCCTGGACTCCGAAACTGAGCAGGCCTTCGACGATCTGTGCCAGCTTGCGACGCAGATCTGCGGAGCCCCCATGGCCTACATCGGCTTCATGGATCACACCCGCCTCTGGTTCAAATCCAGCATTGGCATCCCTCAGACCGAACTACCGCGAGACCGCTCGCTCTGCGCACATGCCATTATGCAATCGCATCCCATCGTGCTGCCGAACGCCTTGGCCGATCTTCGATTCGCGAATCATCCCATGGTCACGGGAGAGCCGTTCATTCGATTCTATGTGGGAATACCACTCCTCACTGCCGACGGCCATGCGATCGGCACCCTCTGCGTGCTCGACCGTCATCCCCGCCATGTCAGCCCCAAGCAGGAGCAGGCGCTCACCGCTCTGGCACGGCAAGTCATGAGCCAAGTAGAGCTCCGCCACCGCACGAGACAACTCCTCCACAGCGCACAGGCCCAGCGGCAAACCGAAGCGATGCATGAGCGCATGCTCCTGGCGTTGGGACACAGCACCGAAGGTGTCGCTCTCCTGACCAAAGAAGGCCGCTATACATTCGTCAACGACGCCTTTGCCGCCATGCATGGCTTCCGTCCCATCGATCTCATCGGGCAGTCCTGGACGGCGTTGTATCCACCCGAATGGGTCGCCAAACTTGACGACCTGTTTTTCCCGCTTCTGCGACAGCACGGCACCTGGCAGGGAGACCTGGTCGGCCGCACGAAATCCGGCGAATCCATCTGGGTCGAAGCCTCCTTGAGGACGCTCCCGGAACGGCACCATGAAGAACAGTGGCTGATCTGGACCTGCAGCAACATCACCAGGCAAAAACAGGTGCTGAAGGAAATCGCCGATACCCGGGCGCGGCTGCAAACCGTCCTCGACTCCGCCACGGAAATCGGCATCATCGCCACCGATCCACAGGGCACCATTACCCTCTTTAACTTCGGCGCCGAACGTCTGCTGGGCTACCGGGCGGATGAAGTGATCGGACAGCGCACCCTCGAATTTTTCCACCTTCCATCGGAAATAGCCGAACGCGGGCAACAGTTGTCCGCACGATTCGGACGCCCCCTGGCCGGGGCCGATGTTCTGGTTGAAGCCGCACGCATGGGAGGCTACGAAGAGCGGGAATGGACGTACCTGCGCAAAGACGGCGACGACATCACCGTCAACCTGGTCGTCACGCCCGTGCGCGGGCCCGACGGTACGCTGACGGGCTTCCTCGGGATTGCGAAAGATGTCACCGCCTTGAAACAGGCGACACTCCAGACGGAAGCCCAGCAAGAATTATTATCCGCGATCTCCGACGTGCAGAAGGCGTTTATCTCAGACATTCGGACCGACGAGATGTTTGCCAGACTGCTCACCCGACTGCAAACCCTCACACGAAGTCCCTACGGAATCGTCGGGGAGACGGAGCTCGCCAACGATGCGCCCCCATCTCTCCGCATCCATGCCCACACGATTGCCGCGGCCGCCGATTCGGACACGTCGCCACACCGACCAGACAAGGGCATTCAACAATATCTGAAACGGATCCTGGCGACCGGAGAGCCCGTTCTGGTCAATGATTCCCCCCACTCGTCATTCCGAACATTCCTCGGCCTCCCGCTGCTGGAAGGCGACAAGGTCGTCGGCATTGTGGCCGTGGCGGGACGACCGGACGGCTATCCCGCGTCATTCATCGACTACCTGAACCCGTTTCTTCAAACCTGCGGTCAGATCCTGCAATCCCATCGGAACACGATGCAGCGACAAACCGCTGAGCACGCGTTGACGCGGCACACCGCGTGGATACGGGCCATCCTGGACCATGCCGCCGACGGCATCATCACCATCGACGAGCGCGGCGTTGTCACCTCGTTCAATCCCGCGGCGGGACGGATTTTCGGCTACACCGCCGACGAGATCATTCACACCAACATCTCCCGCCTCATGCCGGAGCCGTACCAATCAGCCCATGACGGCTATCTCCAACACTATCGCCAGACCGGTCACGCCAACGTCATTGGGAAAGAAGTCGAAGTCGCCGGGGTCAAGAAAGACGGCACCGTCTTTCCGATCGATCTCACCGTCAGCGAAGTCCGGCTCGCCGACAGCCGGTTCTTTACCGGATTTGTCCGGGACATCACGGCCCGCAAGAAATCTGAAGAAGCGCTGCGCCTCGCCGCCGACCATCTTGAATCGAAAAACCACGAACTGGAACAGGCGCGGGACCAGGCGTTAGCGGCGACTCACGCCAAGAGCGCCTTCCTGGCGACCATGAGTCATGAAATCCGCACGCCTATGAACGCCATCATGGGCATGTCCGAGCTGCTCTTGGAAACACAGCTGACGGAAGAACAGACCGAGTACGTTCACCGCTTTAACCGCGCGATACATGCCTTGCTGAATCTGATCAACGACATCCTGGACATTTCGAAAATCGAGTCCGGCCATCTCAAGCTGGAAGATATCCCGTTTGATCTTCGAGAGCTCGCGGAAACCACGGGGGAGCTCATGGCGGAGCGCGCGCATACCAAAGGCCTCGAACTCATCATCCGCATCGACTCCGATGTTCCGCGCCTCGTGAACGGCGACCCGACACGCCTCCGACAAATTCTGATCAATCTTCTCGGCAATGCCATCAAGTTTACCCATCACGGCGACGTCACTCTCCACGTACAACGCCACGGCCCCGATTCGAAGGATCAGCTCCACCTCAGTGTGACGGACAGCGGGATCGGAATTCCGAAAGACAAGTTGGATACGATTTTCGAGAACTTCATACAAGTCGATTCCTCCACCACGAGAAAGTACGGCGGCTCCGGCCTTGGGCTCAGCATTTGCCGACGTCTCGCCGAACTGATGGGCGGACGGATCTGGGCCGAAAGCACGCTGGGCGCAGGAAGCACCATGCATGTCATCCTATGCCTTCCGCAGGTCGTGCCGGACACGGCCGTAGCGGACGAACCTGCTGCGCTCTTGACCGGAACGCGGATCTTGGTGATCGACGATCACGAGGCCCAACGTCTTGTCTGCCGCGACATCCTCAGTGGATCGGGTGCGCGGATCGTTGAAGCCTCCGACGGTCCTGCCGCCCTGGCCGCGTTGCAGGCCGCCTACAGCAACGGGGCCCCGATGCACCTCGTGATTCTCGACTGTTACAGACCCACGATGGACAGCGTCTCCATCGCAGAGGCGATCCAGGCGGCTCCCCACTTCGCCGACACCCCCATCGTCATACTCACATCGGACAGCAGGAACGGGAATGCCGCGCGCGCAAAGGCGTTGGGAAGTATGAGGCACATCAATAAACCCATCCGCCAAGCCGCCCTGCTCAACCTCGTCGAGACCGCGCTCAGCAACGGCCGCCTCCTGCCGAACCAACCGGTCATCCCCATCCCGGCAACGACGGCGCTGGAGTCCTGCCGGCAAACCGAACCACTTGCTCCAAAGCGAATCCTGCTGGTTGAAGACCTCGAAGACAATCGAGAGCTCCTCGCCCTGTTCCTGAAAGGAACTGCCTACGAACTGGTGTATGCCGAAAACGGCGCCGTGGCCGTCGACTATTTTCAGTCAAGACCGTTCGATCTGGTGCTGATGGATATGCAAATGCCGGTCATGGACGGCTATGCCGCTACAGCCGCCATCCGTGAGTGGGAGTGCCGCCAACAACGTCCGCCGACGCCGATCTTGGCGCTGTCAGCCAACGCGCTGGTAGAGGAAGTGGCGAACAGCCTGGCGGCAGGATGCACCGCCCATCTCACCAAACCGATCAGAAAGAAAACACTACTGGACGCCATCCGCACCTATACACAAACACCGCTGAAGCAGGAGGCCGCCTGA
- a CDS encoding penicillin-binding protein 1A, producing MPGDDRFVEIQQPSRRPWRWWHITLLTLCALGIVGVTAAAGVIWHLAQDLPPLDLLQGYQPSLVTTVYADDRQPIGQFFIERRTLTPLDRIPKTLTQAVIATEDVRFFEHPGLDYIGILRAAWTNIRHGGKKVEGASTITQQLARSLFLSAERSYDRKLRELILAYKMEAVSTKEQILETYLNQIYFGQGSYGVASAAQSYFGKEIEKLTLAESAFLGGLPKSPSRFSPFTNYERAKKRQEHVLSRMEEAGFISVAERDAAIAEELKFRRPGSEHVAPYFVEHVRQQLVAKYGESMVYKGGLQIFTTLNLEMQRAAESAFLAGVRDLDKRQGWRGPKKTVDLATVQIPGAPLSDQPIKAGDFLDGIVLKQAKDHYVVQLGDQTAKLLFDDMAWAKRVLKGTDPTQDAVMVPDVKKTLRPGDVIEVSVKKPAKDGMQLTLEQTPLVEGGLIAVDPRTGAIRAMVGGYDFSRSEYNRAIQARRQPGSAFKPVIYATAMAQGMSPATQILDAPVVYEQEADDKIWKPENYGRKFHGMVTLRDALAHSHNLATVRLLDKVGVKNVIEFARTVGVTSPLPADLSLGLGSSSIGLLELTSVYGVFLNKGTRAEPFVIKMAKDSTGKTLETTEDQPHELIAKETAYLITNMMEDVIQKGTGQAAKVIDRPIAGKTGTTNEYINAWFIGGAPNLVTGVYVGFDDRRPLGESETGARSALPIWIQFMKEALLQLPVVPFEIPEGITYVKVDPTTGLLESEQEGDGEKGSVELFARGSEPTQSAARRLGPTDFYKLDQIPEGGPVGEGMTSP from the coding sequence ATGCCTGGCGACGACCGGTTCGTTGAAATACAGCAGCCTTCGCGTCGTCCTTGGCGTTGGTGGCACATCACCCTGTTGACGTTGTGTGCGCTCGGCATCGTGGGCGTCACGGCTGCAGCCGGCGTGATCTGGCATTTGGCTCAGGATCTTCCTCCCTTAGATTTGTTGCAGGGATACCAACCGAGTTTGGTCACGACGGTGTATGCCGACGATCGCCAGCCGATCGGCCAGTTTTTTATCGAGCGGCGGACGCTGACTCCGCTGGACCGCATCCCGAAAACATTGACGCAAGCCGTGATTGCGACGGAAGACGTGCGATTCTTCGAGCACCCCGGGCTGGACTATATCGGGATTCTGCGAGCCGCGTGGACCAACATTCGCCATGGCGGGAAGAAGGTGGAAGGGGCGAGCACGATTACGCAGCAGCTGGCGCGGTCCCTCTTCTTGTCCGCGGAGCGATCGTATGATCGGAAGCTGCGGGAGTTGATCCTGGCGTATAAGATGGAAGCGGTGTCCACGAAAGAGCAGATTCTTGAAACCTATTTGAACCAGATTTATTTCGGTCAAGGGTCCTACGGAGTAGCGTCTGCGGCGCAATCGTATTTTGGGAAAGAGATTGAAAAACTCACGCTCGCCGAATCCGCGTTTTTGGGCGGCCTGCCGAAGTCGCCGAGCCGGTTCTCCCCGTTTACGAACTACGAGCGGGCGAAAAAGCGTCAGGAGCATGTGCTCTCGCGGATGGAAGAGGCGGGCTTCATTTCCGTCGCGGAGCGCGATGCCGCGATCGCCGAGGAGCTGAAGTTCCGTCGGCCCGGCAGCGAGCACGTGGCGCCCTACTTCGTGGAGCATGTGCGCCAGCAATTGGTGGCGAAATATGGCGAATCCATGGTGTACAAGGGCGGGTTGCAGATCTTCACCACGCTGAACCTGGAGATGCAGCGGGCCGCGGAGAGCGCGTTTCTTGCGGGAGTACGGGATCTCGACAAACGCCAGGGGTGGCGCGGGCCGAAGAAGACGGTTGATCTTGCGACGGTGCAGATTCCCGGGGCTCCGCTTTCGGATCAGCCGATCAAGGCGGGAGATTTTCTCGACGGAATCGTGTTGAAGCAGGCTAAAGATCACTATGTGGTCCAACTCGGGGACCAGACGGCGAAGCTGCTCTTCGATGACATGGCTTGGGCCAAACGCGTCTTGAAGGGGACTGATCCGACGCAGGACGCGGTAATGGTACCTGACGTCAAGAAAACGTTGCGGCCGGGCGATGTGATCGAGGTCAGCGTCAAGAAGCCCGCCAAGGACGGGATGCAATTGACCTTGGAGCAGACACCGCTTGTCGAAGGCGGACTGATCGCGGTTGATCCCCGGACGGGGGCCATCCGCGCAATGGTCGGCGGCTATGATTTTTCCCGCAGCGAATATAACCGGGCGATCCAGGCCCGTCGTCAGCCAGGCTCAGCGTTTAAGCCGGTGATCTATGCCACGGCCATGGCGCAGGGGATGAGTCCTGCGACGCAAATTCTTGATGCGCCGGTGGTGTACGAGCAGGAGGCAGACGACAAGATCTGGAAGCCGGAGAACTATGGACGGAAATTCCACGGGATGGTGACGTTGCGCGATGCGCTGGCGCATTCGCACAATCTGGCCACGGTGCGATTGTTGGACAAAGTGGGCGTCAAGAACGTCATTGAGTTTGCGCGAACGGTCGGTGTCACGAGTCCGCTTCCCGCAGATTTATCCCTGGGGCTGGGATCGTCCTCTATCGGGCTGTTGGAATTGACCTCGGTCTATGGCGTCTTTCTGAACAAAGGGACGAGAGCGGAGCCGTTTGTCATCAAGATGGCCAAGGACAGTACCGGCAAGACGTTGGAGACCACGGAGGATCAGCCGCACGAGCTGATCGCAAAGGAGACGGCCTATCTGATCACCAACATGATGGAAGATGTGATTCAGAAAGGGACCGGCCAGGCGGCGAAAGTGATCGATCGACCAATCGCGGGGAAGACCGGCACGACGAACGAATATATCAATGCCTGGTTTATCGGCGGGGCTCCGAACCTGGTGACGGGGGTGTATGTCGGGTTTGACGATCGCCGCCCCTTGGGAGAGAGCGAGACCGGCGCTCGTTCGGCGCTGCCGATTTGGATTCAGTTCATGAAGGAGGCGTTGCTCCAATTGCCGGTGGTGCCGTTTGAAATTCCTGAAGGCATCACGTATGTGAAAGTCGATCCGACCACCGGGCTGCTGGAGTCAGAACAAGAAGGAGATGGCGAAAAAGGCTCCGTCGAGCTGTTTGCCAGAGGAAGCGAGCCGACGCAATCGGCTGCCCGCCGTCTCGGGCCGACTGATTTTTATAAGCTGGATCAGATTCCTGAAGGAGGGCCAGTCGGGGAGGGGATGACGTCGCCGTGA
- the iscX gene encoding Fe-S cluster assembly protein IscX, with the protein MDLKWQNTEDIAIRLVEEHPDADPLTVRFTDMHAWIVALPDFKDDPKKSNEKILEAIQMAWHEEYQDSQA; encoded by the coding sequence ATGGATTTGAAGTGGCAGAATACAGAAGATATTGCGATCCGACTGGTCGAAGAGCATCCGGATGCGGATCCGCTGACCGTTCGATTCACGGATATGCACGCCTGGATCGTGGCGCTGCCTGATTTTAAGGATGATCCGAAGAAGTCGAACGAGAAGATCCTCGAAGCGATTCAGATGGCCTGGCACGAGGAATACCAGGACTCACAAGCCTAG
- the dnaK gene encoding molecular chaperone DnaK → MARIVGIDLGTTNSLVAYMDNGVPRVIAGRHERAMVPSVVALTDNGLIVGDPAKEHLTRNPERTVYSVKRFMGKGLADVQNELAYFPYTLTEKGGVIRIKLGEKTYSPPQISAMILKELKLRAEAFLGESITKAVITVPAYFNDSQRQATKDAGMIAGLEVLRIINEPTAASLAYGLQEKTQGTIAVYDLGGGTFDISILKLKNGIFEVLATNGDTHLGGDDIDRIIADLFLGEIQKQFELDLNAYPDHMQAIRLEAEQAKIRLSDTLTTTVSLELPDGKGLFTRELTREQLESLCDALVERTLGPCRLALKDAGLNATGIDEVVLVGGSTRMPLVRQRVQALFGTQPHCELNPDEVVALGAAVQADILSGGTTDMLLLDVTPLSLGIETMGGVMSSLIRRNTTIPASAKEMFTTYVDGQTGVDIHILQGERELAKDNRSLARFRLKVPPLPAGVPRIEVTFLIDANGILNVMAKDMRTGDTQSIEVKPSYGLSDQEVERMIDDSFKFAADDVSARKLIEARLDAGALIITTEKSLTDGAPLISTDEATAIRQALSVLAAAKDGNDTRTIRARMSELEQAAKSLTVAMLNDSLKRGLQGKKVSEIT, encoded by the coding sequence ATGGCACGCATCGTCGGCATAGACCTCGGAACAACAAACTCCCTTGTCGCCTATATGGACAACGGCGTACCCCGCGTCATCGCAGGCCGCCATGAGCGGGCAATGGTTCCTTCCGTCGTCGCGCTGACCGACAACGGACTCATTGTCGGCGATCCGGCCAAAGAACATCTGACTAGAAATCCTGAGCGTACGGTCTATTCAGTCAAACGCTTCATGGGCAAGGGCCTGGCCGACGTTCAGAACGAACTGGCCTACTTCCCCTATACCCTTACCGAGAAAGGCGGAGTCATCCGCATTAAGCTCGGCGAGAAGACCTATTCGCCTCCGCAAATCTCGGCCATGATCCTGAAGGAGCTGAAGCTCCGGGCGGAAGCCTTTCTCGGGGAGAGCATTACCAAAGCCGTCATCACCGTACCCGCATACTTCAACGACAGTCAGCGACAGGCCACCAAGGACGCCGGCATGATCGCCGGGCTTGAAGTCTTGCGCATCATCAACGAACCCACCGCCGCCTCGCTGGCCTATGGGCTCCAAGAAAAAACGCAGGGCACGATCGCCGTCTACGACCTGGGCGGAGGGACCTTCGACATTTCCATTCTCAAGCTCAAGAACGGCATCTTTGAAGTCCTTGCCACCAACGGAGACACCCATCTGGGCGGCGACGACATCGATCGGATCATTGCCGATCTGTTTCTCGGAGAGATTCAGAAGCAGTTCGAACTCGATCTGAATGCCTATCCCGACCACATGCAGGCAATTCGCCTCGAAGCCGAACAGGCAAAGATTCGCCTCTCGGACACACTCACGACCACCGTGAGCCTGGAACTTCCTGACGGCAAGGGTCTCTTCACCCGCGAACTCACCCGCGAGCAACTGGAGTCGCTCTGCGACGCCTTGGTGGAACGTACGCTGGGCCCCTGCCGCCTGGCCCTCAAAGATGCGGGGCTGAATGCAACCGGCATCGACGAAGTGGTGCTTGTCGGCGGCTCGACCCGTATGCCGCTGGTCCGGCAACGTGTGCAGGCGCTCTTTGGCACCCAGCCCCACTGCGAGCTCAACCCGGACGAAGTCGTGGCCCTCGGTGCCGCAGTGCAGGCCGACATTCTGAGCGGCGGCACAACCGACATGCTCCTCCTCGACGTGACGCCCCTCTCGCTCGGCATCGAAACGATGGGCGGCGTGATGAGCAGCCTGATTCGCCGCAATACCACGATCCCGGCCAGCGCCAAGGAAATGTTCACGACGTATGTGGACGGACAGACGGGTGTCGATATTCACATTCTGCAAGGCGAACGGGAGCTGGCGAAAGACAACCGCAGCCTGGCCCGTTTCCGGCTGAAAGTCCCCCCGCTGCCCGCGGGAGTTCCCCGCATTGAAGTAACCTTCCTGATCGATGCCAACGGCATCCTCAATGTCATGGCCAAAGACATGCGAACGGGAGACACCCAGTCCATCGAGGTCAAGCCGTCTTATGGGTTGTCGGATCAAGAAGTCGAGCGGATGATCGACGATTCGTTCAAGTTTGCCGCGGACGATGTCAGCGCGAGAAAATTGATTGAAGCCCGGCTCGACGCCGGAGCCCTGATCATCACCACGGAAAAATCGTTGACCGACGGCGCACCGCTCATCTCAACCGACGAGGCCACCGCCATCCGTCAGGCACTCTCAGTACTGGCCGCGGCCAAGGATGGGAACGACACACGCACTATCCGGGCGCGAATGTCTGAGCTTGAACAGGCCGCAAAAAGCTTGACCGTGGCCATGTTGAACGACTCTCTCAAACGAGGGCTACAAGGGAAAAAGGTCTCTGAGATTACATAA